A single region of the Lotus japonicus ecotype B-129 chromosome 4, LjGifu_v1.2 genome encodes:
- the LOC130710324 gene encoding uncharacterized protein LOC130710324 → MADETQLMEPGRDPRKRKFVKNQRHKNSKLRPKGKPAQHGQKKVKVNQEMKKLYHKRAREYNSDDDEEDETAVPATTRPRRMTSIKYEKNEVDDIENEDLSDDEGAAGGEKVKNKNVTFMKNHNYEGEEEDDGEILPGITKFTEGCKAFKLAFMSIVKKSVSDDLLNPILSANKNLVVEKLAEEVAERKGKREARKEKQMLAEKGHVKPATYLDTHEKFLISVATKGVVKLFNAVNKAQVAQKGFNPSRIKDAKELRKRTKEAFFSELGKPSLPGTSGKVNGSTSNAEDEQPAWAPLQDNYMLTSSKLKDWDKMPNKNVSDDTGKISEDSSDED, encoded by the exons ATGGCTGACGAAACACAATTAATGGAACCTGGAAGAGATCCAAGAAAGAGGAAGTTTGTTAAAAATCAGCGCCATAAAAATTCTAAGCTGAGACCGAAAGGGAAGCCAGCACAACATGGACAAAAGAAAGTTAAAGTAaaccaagaaatgaagaaacttTATCACAAGCGAGCACGAGAGTATAATTCTGATGacgatgaagaagatgagaccGCTGTCCCTGCTACCACGAGGCCTAGAAGGATGACATCTatcaaatatgaaaagaatGAGGTGGATGACATAGAAAATGAAGATCTGTCTGATGATGAAGGAGCGGCAGGGGGAGAAAAAGTGAAGAATAAGAATGTTACTTTTATGAAAAATCATAACTATGAGGGTGAAGAAGAAGACGATGGTGAAATTCTGCCAGGAATTACAAAATTCACTGAAGGTTGTAAAGCCTTTAAGTTGGCCTTCATGAGTATTGTAAAGAAGAGTGTTTCTGATGACTTGTTG AATCCAATATTGTCAGCGAACAAAAATCTTGTTGTAGAAAAGCTTGCAGAAGAGGTTGCAGAACGCAAGGGCAAGAGAGAAGCAAGAAAGGAAAAGCAGATG TTAGCAGAAAAGGGGCATGTCAAACCTGCTACTTATTTGGACACCCATGAAAAGTTTCTAATAAGTGTTGCTACAAAAGGAG TGGTCAAGCTGTTCAACGCT GTCAATAAGGCACAGGTTGCTCAGAAAGGGTTCAACCCCTCAAGGATTAAGGATGCAAAAG AGTTAAGAAAGCGGACCAAAGAAGCCTTCTTTTCAGAGCTAGGGAAGCCATCATTGCCTGGCACGTCTGGAAAG GTCAATGGAAGCACAAGCAATGCAGAAGATGAACAGCCTGCTTGGGCTCCGCTACAAGATAATTATATGCTGACGAGTTCAAAATTGAAGGATTGGGACAAAATGCCG AATAAAAATGTATCAGATGACACTGGAAAGATTTCTGAAGACAGTTCGGATGAAGATTAA
- the LOC130711886 gene encoding profilin-1-like: MSWQAYVDDHLLCDIEGNHLTSAAILGQDGSVWAQSTNFPQFKPEEITGIMNDFAEPGTLAPTGLYIGGTKYMVIQGEPGAVIRGKKGPGGVTVKKTNQALVIGIYDEPMTPGQCNMVVERLGDYLVEQGL; the protein is encoded by the exons atgtCGTGGCAAGCATACGTCGATGACCACCTCCTCTGCGACATCGAGGGTAATCACCTCACTTCCGCTGCTATCCTCGGCCAAGACGGCAGCGTTTGGGCTCAGAGCACCAATTTCCCTCAG TTCAAGCCTGAGGAAATTACTGGTATCATGAATGATTTTGCTGAGCCTGGAACGCTTGCTCCAACTGGGTTATATATCGGTGGAACCAAGTATATGGTGATCCAAGGTGAGCCTGGAGCTGTCATCAGAGGGAAGAAG GGTCCTGGTGGTGTTACCGTTAAGAAGACCAATCAGGCCTTGGTGATCGGTATTTATGATGAACCAATGACCCCGGGCCAGTGCAACATGGTAGTTGAAAGGCTTGGTGATTATCTGGTCGAACAGGGTCTCTAA
- the LOC130711203 gene encoding probable pectinesterase 53, translating into MLNLHSIFYALVVLLLLLQNPNTAWCHTKGIQTRHFSGKGLLSTNMTRVQDSEQQFMKWVKFVGGLKHSVFRTAKNKLFPSHTLHVSKNHGKGGFSSIQAAIDSLPFINIVRVVIKVHAGVYTEKVNIPPLKSFITIQGAGADKTIVQWGDTAQTPGGPKGQALGTYGSATFAVNSQYFIAKNITFKNTTPVPAPGAVGKQAVALRISADNAGFLGCKFLGAQDTLYDQVGRHYYKDCYIEGSVDFIFGNALSLFEGCHVHAIAQKAGALTAQGRNSLLEDTGFSFVHCKVTGSGALYLGRAWGPFSRVVFAYTYMDNIIIPKGWYNWGDPNREMTVFYGQYKCSGPGASFAGRVSWSRELTDEEAKPFISLSYIDGSEWINSFF; encoded by the exons ATGTTAAACTTGCATTCCATTTTCTATGCTTTGGttgttcttctccttcttctgcaGAATCCCAATACAGCATGGTGCCATACCAAGGGAATTCAAACAAGGCATTTTTCAGGGAAAGGATTATTATCCACCAACATGACCCGGGTCCAAGATTCAGAACAACAGTTCATGAAATGGGTGAAATTTGTTGGTGGTCTTAAACACTCTGTTTTCAGGACAGCCAAAAACAAGCTTTTTCCTTCTCACACTCTGCACGTTTCTAAGAATCATGGTAAAGGAGGATTTTCATCAATTCAAGCAGCCATTGATTCTCTTCCCTTCATCAATATTGTGAGAGTGGTCATTAAGGTCCATGCAGGGGTTTACAC GGAAAAAGTTAACATTCCTCCTTTGAAATCCTTCATAACCATACAAGGAGCAGGTGCAGATAAAACCATAGTTCAATGGGGTGACACTGCACAAACACCTGGAGGGCCAAAAGGCCAGGCACTAGGAACATATGGTTCTGCAACTTTTGCAGTGAACTCACAATATTTCATTGCCAAGAACATCACATTCAAA AACACTACCCCAGTTCCAGCACCAGGAGCAGTTGGAAAACAAGCAGTGGCATTGAGAATTTCAGCAGACAATGCAGGTTTCTTAGGCTGCAAATTCTTGGGAGCACAGGACACACTCTATGACCAAGTGGGTAGGCATTACTATAAGGATTGCTACATTGAAGGCTCTGTTGATTTCATTTTTGGAAATGCTCTCTCTCTGTTTGAG GGGTGTCACGTGCATGCGATAGCACAGAAAGCAGGGGCCCTAACAGCTCAAGGAAGGAACAGTCTATTAGAAGACACGGGTTTCTCGTTTGTTCACTGCAAGGTCACGGGCTCAGGGGCACTATACCTTGGAAGGGCTTGGGGTCCCTTCTCTCGTGTTGTCTTTGCTTACACTTACATGGACAATATCATCATTCCCAAAGGCTGGTATAATTGGGGTGATCCCAACCGTGAAAT gaCTGTATTCTATGGACAGTACAAGTGCTCTGGACCAGGAGCAAGCTTTGCCGGAAGAGTATCATGGTCGAGGGAGCTCACTGATGAGGAAGCTAAACCATTTATTTCACTCAGCTACATAGATGGCTCTGAATGGATCAATTCTTTcttctga
- the LOC130711202 gene encoding protein IQ-domain 26-like — MLSHSTFELLFSFGEFDSTKVPLLQTCRIPKPQFTQPMGRATRWLKGLFGIKRDKENKENSNSATKGSPHVHSERDSKGLCHNPTTIPPNISPAEAAWLQSFYSESETEQSKHAIAVAAATAAAADAAVAAAQAAAAVVRLTSHGRDTMFGGGHQRLAAVKIQTVFRGYLARKALRALKGLVKLQALVRGYLVRKEATATLHSMQALIRAQAMVRSQKSRGLMSSKNEAYRTQTLARRSMEKFDDYRSEHTAPIHSRRLSSSFDNTNNSVDGSPKIVEVDNGSRPKSRSRRSNTSISDFGEDPSFHSPLPFTIRTPAPSDNRNFHDSSEWGLTREECRFSTAQSTPRFTSSCSCGGSVAAPLTPKTVCTENLFIGQYGNNFPNYMASTKSFKAKLRSHSAPKQRPEPGPKKRLSLTDLMESRSSFSGVRMQRSCSQIQEAISFKNAVMSKLEKSTEFGRETDKTRW, encoded by the exons ATGCTTTCACATTCAACTTTTGAACTGCTTTTTTCCTTTGGAGAATTTGATTCTACCAAG GTTCCACTTCTTCAAACTTGCAGAATTCCAAAGCCTCAATTCACACAACCAATGGGGAGAGCCACTAGGTGGTTGAAGGGCTTGTTTGGGATAAAGAGAGACAAAGAGAACAAAGAAAATTCAAATTCAGCCACCAAAGGGTCTCCTCATGTTCACTCAGAGAGAGATTCCAAAGGTTTATGTCATAATCCTACCACCATACCACCCAACATTTCACCAGCAGAGGCTGCTTGGCTGCAATCCTTCTACTCCGAATCTGAGACGGAGCAAAGCAAGCATGCTATTGCGGTCGCTGCAGCCACAGCAGCAGCCGCGGATGCTGCTGTGGCTGCAGCTCAGGCTGCCGCGGCGGTAGTTCGGCTAACCAGCCACGGTAGAGACACCATGTTCGGTGGTGGACATCAAAGGTTGGCTGCTGTCAAGATTCAAACAGTTTTTAGAGGATACTTA GCAAGGAAGGCATTGAGAGCCTTAAAAGGATTGGTCAAGTTGCAGGCACTTGTGAGAGGGTACTTGGTGAGGAAGGAAGCAACAGCAACTCTGCATAGTATGCAGGCTCTTATTAGAGCTCAAGCCATGGTAAGGTCTCAGAAGTCTCGTGGACTCATGAGCTCAAAGAATGAAGCATACAGGACTCAAACACTAGCAAGAAGATCCATG GAGAAATTTGATGACTATAGGAGTGAGCACACAGCTCCAATCCACAGCAGAAGGCTATCATCTTCTTTTGATAACACCAACAACAGTGTTGATGGGAGCCCCAAAATAGTGGAAGTGGACAATGGTAGTAGGCCAAAATCAAGATCTCGCAGGAGCAACACATCAATTTCAGATTTTGGCGAAGACCCTTCATTTCACTCTCCTCTCCCATTCACAATTCGCACCCCTGCACCTTCAGATAACAGGAATTTCCATGACTCATCAGAATGGGGCCTAACAAGGGAAGAGTGCAGGTTTTCCACAGCACAAAGCACTCCACGCTTCACAAGTTCTTGTAGTTGTGGTGGTTCTGTAGCTGCACCTTTGACACCTAAAACTGTTTGCACTGAAAACCTCTTCATTGGGCAATATGGCAACAATTTTCCAAATTACATGGCAAGCACTAAGTCTTTCAAGGCCAAATTGAGATCTCATAGTGCTCCAAAGCAACGCCCGGAACCCGGTCCGAAGAAGAGGCTTTCCCTCACTGATTTGATGGAATCTAGGAGTAGTTTCAGCGGGGTTCGGATGCAGAGGTCTTGCTCACAGATTCAGGAAGCTATTAGTTTTAAGAATGCTGTGATGAGTAAGCTTGAGAAATCCACTGAATTTGGTAGGGAGACAGACAAAACTAGATGGTGA
- the LOC130711204 gene encoding protein OXIDATIVE STRESS 3-like, translating into MNAKGIMDTGKGAGNANWFVKDDDACESTSIESVSEDSKNSVCSSSSSELADEEESSSASNLSTSSSSSHSNGPLYELSELMSHLPLKRGLSKFYEGKAQSFSSLSRVQSLEDLSKKDRPTNHRKKMKSCNSHRISYTPKATISKKSSRRGPFVSVLTKRGPSFALHRNF; encoded by the exons ATGAATGCAAAGGGAATCATGGATACTGGTAAAGGAGCTGGGAACGCCAATTGGTTTGTTAAGGATGATGATGCCTGTGAATCAACATCCATTGAATCTGTATCAGAAGATTCAAAGAACTCTGTgtgttcatcatcttcatcagagtTGGCAGATGAGGAGGAATCCTCTTCAGCATCTAATTTGTCAacatcctcttcatcatcaCATTCAAATGGTCCTTTATATGAACTTTCAGAGCTCATGAGCCATCTCCCTTTAAA GAGAGGCTTGTCTAAGTTCTATGAAGGGAAGGCTCAGTCATTCAGTTCATTATCAAGGGTGCAGAGCCTAGAAGATCTTTCTAAGAAAGACAGACCTACTAATCacagaaagaaaatgaaatcatGCAATAGCCACAGAATATCCTACACTCCAAAGGCTACAATATCAAAGAAATCTTCCAGAAGAGGACCATTTGTATCTGTACTAACTAAAAGAGGACCTTCCTTTGCTTTACACAGAAACTTTTGA
- the LOC130710326 gene encoding profilin-4 → MSWQTYVDDHLMCDIDGTGHHLTASAIVGHDGSVWAQSTSFPQLKPQEITGIMKDFDEPGFLAPTGLHLGGTKYMVIQGESGAVIRGKKGSGGITIKKTGQALVFGIYEEPVTPGQCNMVVERLGDYLIDQGL, encoded by the exons ATGTCGTGGCAAACTTACGTTGATGACCATTTGATGTGTGACATTGATGGCACTGGCCACCACCTCACCGCCTCTGCCATCGTTGGCCATGATGGTTCCGTCTGGGCTCAGAGCACTTCCTTCCCTCAG CTTAAGCCTCAGGAGATCACTGGTATCATGAAGGATTTCGATGAACCAGGCTTCCTTGCTCCCACTGGCTTGCACCTTGGGGGAACCAAGTACATGGTCATTCAGGGAGAGTCTGGAGCTGTCATCCGTGGGAAGAAG GGATCTGGAGGCATCACCATAAAGAAAACTGGTCAAGCTCTGGTCTTTGGCATCTATGAGGAGCCTGTGACTCCTGGACAATGCAACATGGTTGTTGAGAGGTTGGGAGATTACCTCATCGACCAGGGTCTGTAG
- the LOC130714227 gene encoding glucan endo-1,3-beta-glucosidase 13-like — protein MATGFTLIFATSLFLMLLLDCCSGSFIGVCYGRSADDLPTPDKVAQLVQLHKIKYVRIYDSNTQVLKAFANTGIELMIGVPNSDLVSFSQFQSNADSWLKNSVLPYYPATKITYITVGAEVTESTNNASAFVVPAMNNVHTALRKLGLHKKIKVSSTLSLGVMSRSFPPSAGAFNSSHAHFLKPMLEFLAENQSPFMIDIYPYYAYRDSPNKVPLDYALFDASSEVIDPNTGLLYSNMFDAQIDAIYFALMALNFRTIKIMVTETGWPSKGSPKEKAATPDNAQTYNTNLIRHVINNTGTPAKPGEELDVYIFSLFNENRKPGMESERNWGLFYPDQTSVYNLDFTGRGAVDLTTKANVTRSNKTTWCIASSKASQIDLQNAIDWACGPGNVDCTAIQPSQPCFEPDNLASHASYAFNSYYQQNGASDVACSFGGTGVKVDKDPSYDKCIYMRAGNNKTVGSNTTAMTSTSSSSQTENSSSISIFLLVTCLFNLLNIHRS, from the exons ATGGCAACTGGTTTCACACTCATCTTCGCGACTTCACTCTTCCTCATGCTTCTTCTGG ATTGTTGTTCTGGGAGTTTTATTGGTGTCTGCTATGGAAGAAGTGCTGATGACCTCCCTACACCGGACAAGGTGGCACAGTTAGttcaacttcataaaatcaAATATGTCAGGATTTATGATTCTAATACACAGGTCCTGAAGGCATTTGCAAACACTGGAATTGAACTTATGATTGGGGTTCCAAATTCAGATTTAGTGTCATTCTCCCAGTTCCAATCTAATGCGGATAGTTGGCTGAAAAACAGCGTCCTTCCATACTATCCGGCCACAAAGATCACATACATTACGGTTGGTGCTGAAGTTACAGAAAGTACCAATAATGCCTCTGCATTTGTAGTACCTGCCATGAACAATGTACATACAGCACTTAGGAAACTTGGGCTGCACAAAAAGATCAAAGTTTCAAGCACTCTTTCCCTTGGGGTTATGTCCCGATCATTCCCTCCTTCTGCTGGTGCTTTCAATAGTAGTCATGCACATTTCCTGAAGCCAATGCTAGAATTTCTTGCAGAAAATCAGTCACCTTTTATGATTGATATCTATCCTTATTATGCATACCGAGATTCCCCAAATAAAGTGCCTCTAGATTATGCCCTGTTTGACGCATCCTCTGAAGTTATTGATCCAAACACTGGTCTGCTGTACTCGAACATGTTTGATGCCCAGATTGATGCTATTTACTTTGCACTGATGGCTCTAAATTTCAGAACAATTAAGATCATGGTCACTGAAACGGGTTGGCCTTCCAAAGGGTCGCCTAAGGAGAAGGCTGCTACTCCTGACAATGCACAAACTTATAACACTAATCTGATAAGGCATGTTATCAACAACACCGGTACTCCTGCAAAGCCTGGGGAGGAGCTTGATGTTTACATTTTCTCATTGTTCAATGAAAATAGAAAGCCTGGTATGGAATCTGAGAGGAATTGGGGATTATTTTACCCGGATCAGACAAGTGTGTACAATCTAGATTTCACTGGACGAGGTGCTGTTGATCTGactacaaaagcaaatgtaacAAGGTCAAATAAAACAACATGGTGCATTGCTTCAAGTAAAGCGTCACAAATTGATTTGCAAAATGCCATAGATTGGGCCTGTGGTCCTGGCAATGTGGACTGTACTGCTATCCAGCCTAGCCAGCCTTGTTTTGAGCCAGACAACCTAGCTTCACATGCATCTTATGCTTTTAATAGTTACTACCAGCAGAATGGGGCATCTGATGTTGCCTGTAGTTTCGGTGGTACAGGTGTAAAAGTCGACAAGGATCCAA GCTATGACAAGTGCATCTACATGAGAGCTGG CAATAATAAAACTGTGGGAAGCAATACAACAGCAATGACTTCAACTTCATCCTCCTCACAAACAGAAAATTCTTCGTCAATTTCCATTTTTCTTCTTGTAACTTGTCTCTTCAATCTATTGAATATTCATCGATCCTGA